One genomic segment of Musa acuminata AAA Group cultivar baxijiao chromosome BXJ3-3, Cavendish_Baxijiao_AAA, whole genome shotgun sequence includes these proteins:
- the LOC135632720 gene encoding peptidyl-prolyl cis-trans isomerase CYP23-like: MGIRCFASLLLLLSLSFSDFGRAVSSLDTDLGTARVVFQTAYGDIEFGFFPHVAPKTVKHIFKLVRLGCYNTNHFFRVDKGFVAQVADVVGGRTSPMNEEQRLEAEKTVVGEFSSVKHVRGILSMGRYSDPDSASSSFSILLGDAPHLDGQYAIFGRVTKGDDTLKKLEELPTRREGIFVMPTERITIFSTYYYDTRVENCEWEKENLKRRLSESLIEVERQRMKCLP; this comes from the exons ATGGGGATCCGATGCTTCGcctcccttctccttctcctctccctctccttctccgaCTTCGGTCGAGCCGTCTCCTCCCTCGATACAGATCTCGGAACCGCCCGCGTCGTCTTCCAG ACAGCTTATGGTGACATTGAATTTGGTTTTTTTCCTCATGTGGCCCCCAAAACTGTCAAGCATATCTTCAAACTTGTGCGGCTTGGTTGCTATAACACAAACCACTTCTTCCGG GTGGATAAAGGTTTTGTTGCACAAGTGGCTGatgttgtaggaggcagaacttcTCCAATGAATGAAGAGCAAAGGTTGGAAGCTGAGAAAACTGTTGTAGGTGAATTTAGTAGTGTCAAACATGTGAGAGGCATTCTTTCAATGGGAAG GTACTCTGATCCAGATAgtgcttcatcttctttttctattcttttaggCGATGCACCTCACCTTGATGGCCAG TATGCCATTTTCGGAAGGGTGACTAAAGGTGATGATACATTAAAAAAACTGGAAGAGCTTCCTACTCGACGTGAAGGGATCTTTGTCATG CCTACGGAGCGCATCACCATCTTCTCAACTTATTATTATG ATACCAGGGTAGAGAATTGTGAATGGGAAAAGGAAAACCTCAAGAGAAGACTTTCTGAATCTTTAATCGAAGTTGAAAGACAG AGAATGAAATGCCTCCCGTAA